DNA sequence from the Calditrichota bacterium genome:
TTTTCACGGTCATCCTTTCGAAATTGCCTGTTGACTTCACCCATTATTTATTCGGGAGCCGGTCCACTTACTTGCCTCGCAACGGGGATTGCACGCCAATGGCGCATTTTCAACTTCGTCCGCCTTGGGTGGACTCCTTACAATGACAACCCATTCTGGAAAGTTCTCTGAATCCTGGCCAAAACAATTCGTGAAAATTCGTGTCTTTCGTGGCTCATTTTTTTACTTACAGAGCGGTAGCATAAAATCCAGCATGCGTGCCTCGCTTTCCGCAGGGTGTTTGCGCGCATCCACCCGCGTGACCGGTTCGATCGGAAGCCCCAGTTTCCGCAAGAGAAGTTTGGCACTCAACGGCCAGCTCATCCCGGCCATGCTTTTCCCGGCGGCAATCAGCAGGTACTGGGTTTCCCGGGCGGCAACCACTTCGCCTGCCTCGTACTGGCGCTTGAGTTTTGCCATTAAATGCGGAATGAAATTCGCCCCTCCGCCAACGACACCCTTCGCTCCCATCGCCAGATTCCCCAGGTAAATGAATTCAATCCCGGAAAGAACATTCACCGTGTCGCCTGAGGCGTACACAATGTCCGCAAAATGCTCCTCATTGTTGGTGCGGTATTTGATGCCCTTGAACTGACTGAGTTCCGCCACAAATTCCCGCATCTGGGTTTCCGTAAGCTGTCCCCGGGAATCGTACACCATAAAGGGACGGTCCAATTCCGAATTGATCTTTTTGTAATAATTGAGCAAAGTTTCAAAATCCGACGCTGTTTTTCCGTAGTACGCCGTAAGTTCCCCGGCGTACTCACCCATCGCAGCCGGGATCACCACACTTACGCCGTCTGCTCCTGCCTTCTGGGCTTCTTCGACCAGGGTGAGTGTCTCACTCAGGGTTCTGCCCCCCACACCGGGCACCACCTTTTTGCGGCCGCCCGCTGTTTCAGTTACCACGCGAATGATTTCTTTTCGCTCTTCCACATTCAGCGTCTGGTACTCGCCGGTACCCCCCATCGGAAACAGTACGTCCACCTCCCGTTCACACAGCCAGTTGGTAAATGTTTCCAGCGCGGAACTGTCCAGAGAGCCGTCATCGTGAAAAGGGGTAACCATAGGGGTTACCACACCTTCAAAAAAATTCTTTTTCATGGAAATAGTCCTCATGATCTTTCTTGGCATTTATTTTATAAAACAAGTAATTAAACTCTATTACATCCCTGATTGGGGGCCCAAATAATCAAAACAAAAAACCTTTACCGCAAGAGTGGCCATGGGAAAACCGGTCGATGAACCAAGTCAAAGTGACCAAGAATTCCCGTATTTCGCAGACTGAACCTTCCGGCCATTTCGACAAGCTCAATGACCG
Encoded proteins:
- a CDS encoding dihydrodipicolinate synthase family protein; translation: MKKNFFEGVVTPMVTPFHDDGSLDSSALETFTNWLCEREVDVLFPMGGTGEYQTLNVEERKEIIRVVTETAGGRKKVVPGVGGRTLSETLTLVEEAQKAGADGVSVVIPAAMGEYAGELTAYYGKTASDFETLLNYYKKINSELDRPFMVYDSRGQLTETQMREFVAELSQFKGIKYRTNNEEHFADIVYASGDTVNVLSGIEFIYLGNLAMGAKGVVGGGANFIPHLMAKLKRQYEAGEVVAARETQYLLIAAGKSMAGMSWPLSAKLLLRKLGLPIEPVTRVDARKHPAESEARMLDFMLPLCK